The genomic region caatcacgatcgggtaaacggtatggctggcttcggttccAATCGTgtcatgtcagttcatagcgttgcgacgattgtttgagtCGATATGAAACTTCgggtaaactataagtaaataGTGCACgagtaaatcagtgtttaggggatgatatacaaaccgatcatttcaatcattgaagcatgagtttgcatcacttcgggtattttctgctgatgaGAACGTTCATAGacaaatcaggtataagctgatcgctagtgattcaaagttgttctctatcgctgatttgaagacaaacggtTGGCTTCGTATACATGAACcgaactgacagaatcagacagagtaacggatcagtactgaagtataaacaaaaatttattgctcATTGCAGTTCTCTGATACgttcacatatgtatagtatatgtacatttacattATGTGATATAAATATCCACAATAACACTTTCATATGAATCTTATACAAatggttaaaatttaattgtaatcaAGTTATATtagataaatgtgtatataaaaaatttatagaatacatttatgttttgaaatagAATCTATTCGAAATCTACTTTCAAGGGCTCTTCTCAACGTTTGGATGAAAACCAGTTGAATCGGCTGTATAAGTTACCCGTACCTTCTCACCATTTTCACCGGGAAGAAAATATTCACCATGAATTCCATTAACATCACCCTGTACTTTAGCTTCCACTCCATTGGTTGCCTCATATCCATAGTTGAAATGTCCTTGAGCATCAATTTCGCGGTAATTCGATTTTAACTCTGCCTGGACATCTTGCTCATTAGCGGCTACAGCCCCCATGAGAACTAGTAGCAAAacctttaaatataatatacacatatgtatgcatatgtgcatatgtgtaaataaatgaATCGACAAAATATAACGAACTAATGAATTTAAAACAACTAAAGTCTTGAAAAAGTGCATTTGAcatttttcgataattttacttacatacgaatatttaagcatttttcaAATCAATAGGTATTATTCCTCTTAGTTGGCAAGATCAACTGAGAATCGTTATCATCATTGCGCaaattataaattgaatattattaaaaatcaagatttgtatgagtacatatgtatgaatataagtatatacaaaccCATATTTCTACTCTGTGAACTGGTTTAAAGTCATCCAATaagctaaatttaaaattattaatttttaatacactaTAGATGACtcctgatatatgtatgtatgtatactaaacGATTAGATTTATATCAATACATAAGtgtgtatatttaattatttgcgtGGACACAAATTAGTCAAAGAAATAAAGCACctattgtatatgtacatacatatgtatgtatgcagttacttcatatttttatacactcaCATGTTATACtctagttttttacctaacagttgtttgtatcatctaaaactaatcaagataGATATAGAATTGTAtacccatacatatatataatatttatgcaaatgatCAGGAAAACAGGATATGTTGAATTATGTATGACTGTATGtccgtgcaagcgataacttatGGGTCATAGGATtacttattttcattaaaaatcaaacatcaaaataattttcgatcGGAAACTTTTAGGCGATCATTGATACCGTCGATAACCTGCTTTACCAAAAGTAAACTGTTTTATCAACACGATGCGAAAGATGAGATTGTATACAGGATACATCAGTACCTGTGTTACTGGCATACCATACCCCTTCCCAGGTTTGTGAGGTAGGCTCGGGACCCGCCACGTGCAAAAccctaccaatgaaaaggaaacaacagcctcggataaatgaccccccttttgatgacgacccctGCAAATgtgttaaggattacgatttaatggtatgcacctggaatgtctggttccttaattgggaaggtgtaCCTGCCCAGCTGATTGACGTCTTCGTTagaataaaggctgacatcactgaCTTCCAAAAGTGTGATGGACGAGACAAGTACTAAATCGAGTatgtccttgtggcatttactacagtggtcatataaatTTCCGCAATTTCGGTGTGGGATTTGTGGTGGGAAAGAGACTTCTTGCTGACTACTGGCATTCACCCACAATCCGCATAAAAActaagttcttcaacatatcgctgatttgcgcccacgctccgacgggtcagaaggacgatgtgacgaAAGATATTTTACGACCCAAGGTTCCAACATTgactcagaccactatcttgttgcaaccGAACGATTATcaactcgacttgcactcctgctctctgagagcactcgtcagtaACTCGGTATAagaactgtgggacgacatTTCGAGCTTCTACGGAGAGGATTGCCTAATATTCTGAGTGCGTTGTAGCTAAAGGATCTAGGTCCAGGAGTCATGGCCAGATGAAGCAGTACAATTCGGGTGGGCTGTTTGAGCGAATTGGCGTGGTTATGGATGGTCCATCTCTCATcaataaattggaaaatatacACGTTTTGGTAGTCAAGGAATGTTTCAGCGAATGCCAGAAGTACTTAATACCCAATTCCTAATCAACAGGATGAACCTGTAGTGGATGTATTCATTAACAAGGGGGTAACGCGATTCGGTCAAGGGGTTTACCAGAAACTGAGTATCGTTTTCAATATAGAATTAACGCCGACAAGAAAAGGACGGTTAAGCAAATCAACAGAATATTAGAAGATTTTTACAGCAAATGAAACAGCTAATATAATAGATTCAACAAAagcaatttatttcttttcataattttcataaaGAAAAGAAGGATGCAAAAAGATTTACCACATTTTTGTGAAGTAAAAAATGGAACAAATTCTTCACATATTATTTTGAAACTAACCGTTCAGCAACTCTGAATTTGACACGTGCTGAGTTAGAAGACATATGTAATTAGTAACCATAATCAGTTAACTGTAAATTCTTGCGAGCAGTTAGTGTAAAAATGAGTTCTAAACAAATATCTAGTGATTTAAGTATCTAGTGATTTAGTGattttcttcacttgcgtgaacttctacacatgaatcCATCCTCCATATCCCATccctcaatgaaaattacaatcgaccacaacgcGTGCGGAATGGGAcagataccaagagttgaagagggaagcgagacgtatttgaagacagaaaaagagagaggccgaaatgcgtgagtacgaagagcttaataagctgctcgaaaattctacgaaaaaatgtggcgACTAACAGTATGTTTCAAGAGCGGAGCATACTCTTTTAGAACCTCAGAGGTGATTAAATaaccgatgctcagagcatactaaaattatggagggaacacttcaccagcctgctgaatggcagtgaaagcctAACCAGGAATAAggggatgtccaacttattccagtgtgagagcgcttcaaaattagcgttttttataacattttccattgtggccagatcAAACAAAATAAGAGCTTTTgagcatttaaatttaaacacccaacatttattacgattgtaaattattatctattggcgaaactacttaaacccttttttatgattttatggtatattaaaacaactgactttcgatctttaaatacttaataaggtgaattaaatCTGTTaattctcaattaataaatgtttttaatcatttttaattaaaaattaattgcaaaacgtttcatgagaTATGTTTAATTTTcgcatttctttcattttcattgttttacatttttttat from Bactrocera tryoni isolate S06 chromosome 3, CSIRO_BtryS06_freeze2, whole genome shotgun sequence harbors:
- the LOC120771059 gene encoding pupal cuticle protein Edg-78E-like yields the protein MLKYSYVLLLVLMGAVAANEQDVQAELKSNYREIDAQGHFNYGYEATNGVEAKVQGDVNGIHGEYFLPGENGEKVRVTYTADSTGFHPNVEKSP